The nucleotide sequence tattacgtatagatagatggatggatatattggatgataaaaatgatcagaattcgttgggttttatagggattttcgtatttggctgctccgcgagtcgcggcatttttggcctccatactccgcaacttgcggagttcgtaattccagctcacaaaggtttgtcttttaatttgccgacgttttataaatatattataatatatatattaattttaagaattaattatatattatattatatttatatacatagttaacttgtaatttttagtccgttgcgtcgagcgttgagagttgactctggtcctggttccggattttcgaacgtccttgcgtgcaatttaatatcttgtactttgtgttttgaatcttatactcttgtaattttgagacgtttcttatcaataattggaacctctttgattgtattttgtacttttgagctttttggtcgtttgcgtcttcaattcgtcgaatctgtcttttgtcttcaccttttaatatttaaacgaatatcacttgtaaatagaacaattgcaactaaaagcttgtctttcttggggaataatgctatgaaatatatgttcgtttttaacattatcaatggTGGTCTCAACATCGGAAGTCTTAAAGCATTTAACCTTGCTCTTATTCATAAATGGAGATGGCGGTACTTGGAGAATCCGGATGATATGTGGGTGTCGATCATCAAGTCCATCCACAGGAATTTTTTTAAATCTACATCTATTCATAGATCGACAGTTTGGTCTAACATTGTTGAGTCTTGTTCCAAGATGGTTTCCGAAGGTGATCTTCCTGTTGATATGTTTCGTATGAAGGTGGGTGATGGAACAAAGATTCGGTTTTGGCACGATTTATGGTGTGGTAACTCCACACTAGTTTCAAGATTCAATCGTTTATATCTCTTAGATTCAAATAAGGATAGCACGATTGCTGATAAGTGTCGGGATGGTGTTTGGCATTGGACTTGGTCGAGGGATAATATTGGAAGTCGTAACGAAATGTTGTTTAATTCTTTGACTGAGGAGATCGGTACTTGTATTCTTCATGATCGTCCTGATGCAGGGTCCTGCACTTTGTCTTCAGATGGTAATTATACGGTTAAAAGTACACGAGATTACTTGGATAAAAGAATGTTACCCTCATCAAATGTCACCTCGGTTTGGTTTAAATTCCTCCCGCGTAAAGTTAATGTCTTTTTATGGCGTTTAAAGCTAGACTCTCTACCGGCTCGTTGAAATCTCTCCGCAAAAGGTATTGAGATCAATGCAATTGTGTGCCCGGTTTACTCTAACGGGGTCGAGTCTCGTGATCACTTGTTTTTTGATTGTGAGATGGCTTTAGATTTATGGCACAAGATCCGAATTCGGCTCGATTGTGATGTGCCTTGTTTTTCTTCTTGGGATTCATTCATGGCTTGGATCGAAGGCGTTCGTTTACAAGTTTTGTCTAAGAATCGGATCATTGCGGTGGTGGTATCTATGTTGTGGGCTATTTGGCGTTTCCGGAACGGAATTGTGTTTTCTAATGCTTTTTGTAGTAAAAGTAGTCTTTTTGATGTAATTAGATTACTTACTTTCCGTTGGATTAAAAATAGAGGCCATTTAGTTTCAAATTGGAACTGATGGCTATCTATGCCTTTGTAATTATCCCTTAGCGCTTTGTTAGGGATCGTTTATTTATAATATATGTttctttggccgttaaaaaaaaacATGTAACAAACTCGTGCGCCAGGCCATCCGGCGACCTATGAACTTGTGTTGTATGTTACAACTATTAGTATACATGTAGTTACAAAATACATTTTTTTGCCAATTAAAAAGCCATTCCCGAGTTTCAAACTGGCGACCACACGGAAAGCAACCCACGCGGCAAACCACCCGGGCTACGCATGCATTTATGTTATATGCTACAGCTATTAGTATatatcagtgttgtaaatctcccgagatattccccgagatctcgtttttagaaggcaaacgagacgaaatgttcatctcccgagatttctcggtcaacggggtcaaacttagttaaagcaacgatttctcgaattttcttgctaatttgtaagattttcttgtaaaattcgtaatttctaagattttttcactcatttctcggatatttttgtaaaatctcgttaaaacgtatataaatatacatatatttatgtttttatgtatatttttaataaaaaacaaTAAAGTcaagtaagtcaacgtccgagatctccccgagattattccgagataccGAGATTttcctaaaaaagtccaaacgaaatctccccgaattctccaaccttggtaTATATCTACTCTAAAATAACCTTTTACTGTTCATGATTTGGTCTCTAATGATATATAGTTAAATGTTATATGTTACAACTATTAGTATATTTGTAGTTACAAAATACGTTTTCTTCGCCGGTTAAAAAGCCATTCATGAGTTTCAAACTGGCGACCACACGGTAGGCAGCCCATGCGCCAAACCGCGCCAAACCACCCGGCTACGCATGCATTTGTGTTATATGCTACATCTATTAGTATATATCTACTCGAAAATGATTTATTGACGACCTGACTGTCGCATCGCGCCTAAATTGAACTTCAGATaggtttaaaacccatgaaaatttgattctaccattttcatgatgTCTAACTCTCTTTTTTAAACCTGCTTATTGGTCAGAGGTCCATccgaaagcaatctctctatccatataACATTGAAAAGGATGACGTTTTCTACTTTTGGGGTAtttcactctgagtggagaaatgacttctctttattctaggataaggGAAGGATTATTTATATCTTACCTCCTTCATACCCCACTCACGTAGGATTGAGTTTTGTCGTTGTTGTAAATATATATG is from Rutidosis leptorrhynchoides isolate AG116_Rl617_1_P2 chromosome 10, CSIRO_AGI_Rlap_v1, whole genome shotgun sequence and encodes:
- the LOC139870512 gene encoding uncharacterized protein, yielding MVSEGDLPVDMFRMKVGDGTKIRFWHDLWCGNSTLVSRFNRLYLLDSNKDSTIADKCRDGVWHWTWSRDNIGSRNEMLFNSLTEEIGTCILHDRPDAGSCTLSSDGNYTVKSTRDYLDKRMLPSSNVTSVWFKFLPRKVNVFLWRLKLDSLPAR